In Blastocatellia bacterium, a genomic segment contains:
- a CDS encoding MlaD family protein, whose product MATRKKVTLADLKVGILVLASLVFLIFMILTASGGIALFEEEFIVKARVAEVDGLIPGNEVRLAGYRIGNVKEVRFAPELPDRPEDPNTIEIIMRVDPRIARERIRSDSVVTLGSIGLLGDKVVEITPGTKHGAPIQSGAYLRSTPGTNIRKIISGVDPLVADLADTAEQIKRLVAGINEGQGTLGKLIRDPKLYQDIDRTVLEAQELVRRIREGEGTIGKLINDPTLYTDLRRTLTRLEQLTRDLREGQGTIARLIREPEVYEKLDRTMTRLDEIAARIDVIAARIERGEGTIGRLINDPTLHEETKATITNLKNITERMDNGEGTFGALLHDRQLYNNLNALSSELVRLIYDFRQNPGRFLRIKVSLF is encoded by the coding sequence ATGGCCACACGGAAGAAAGTGACGCTCGCCGATCTGAAAGTGGGAATCCTCGTGCTCGCATCCCTGGTGTTCCTGATCTTCATGATCTTGACGGCCAGTGGAGGGATCGCGCTCTTCGAGGAGGAGTTCATCGTCAAGGCGCGCGTCGCGGAGGTGGACGGGCTCATCCCGGGGAACGAAGTCCGACTGGCCGGATACCGGATCGGAAATGTGAAGGAGGTTCGCTTTGCGCCGGAGCTTCCCGATCGGCCTGAAGATCCGAACACCATCGAGATCATCATGCGCGTGGATCCGAGGATCGCCCGCGAGCGCATCCGTTCGGACTCGGTCGTGACGTTGGGCTCGATCGGGCTTCTGGGCGATAAGGTCGTGGAGATCACTCCGGGGACCAAGCACGGGGCTCCGATTCAGAGCGGCGCCTACTTGCGAAGCACGCCGGGGACGAACATTCGGAAGATCATCTCCGGCGTGGATCCCCTCGTCGCCGACTTGGCCGATACAGCCGAGCAGATCAAGCGCTTGGTCGCGGGGATCAACGAGGGGCAGGGAACGCTCGGCAAGCTCATCCGCGACCCGAAGCTCTATCAGGACATTGATCGCACGGTCCTCGAAGCGCAGGAATTGGTTCGTCGCATTCGGGAAGGGGAAGGCACGATCGGGAAGCTCATCAACGATCCCACTCTCTACACCGACCTGAGGCGAACGTTGACGCGGCTGGAGCAGCTCACCCGCGATTTGCGCGAAGGGCAGGGGACGATTGCTCGACTCATTCGCGAGCCGGAGGTATATGAGAAACTGGATCGCACGATGACTCGCCTGGATGAAATTGCCGCGCGCATAGATGTGATCGCGGCGCGCATCGAGCGCGGCGAGGGGACGATCGGACGGTTGATCAATGATCCGACGCTGCACGAGGAGACCAAGGCGACGATCACCAATCTCAAGAACATCACTGAACGGATGGACAACGGCGAGGGGACGTTCGGCGCTCTGTTGCACGATCGTCAGCTCTACAACAACCTGAACGCGCTCTCGTCGGAGTTGGTCCGATTGATCTACGACTTCCGACAGAATCCGGGGCGATTCCTGCGCATCAAGGTCTCCCTCTTCTGA
- a CDS encoding zf-HC2 domain-containing protein, whose protein sequence is MNEEKTPSTMCEMSEKLIGYLYQELSAEDASAFEAHVKTCARCARDLRDFGRVRRALAEWRIASAPHASVELERGAARPRFRQAVHQLLLTMPTWGRVLLGGATALLLLALFNIQVEWMPGGGFRFSASLFPSRILAPTPSSEMSSRERQQIRQLLEAVLRDTERRQQEALAVSVRELTEHLRREQRAALAEFLRDWEERQRTQWASMLNELEQRRYGALTFADLFFPGNDGN, encoded by the coding sequence ATGAACGAGGAGAAGACACCATCCACCATGTGCGAGATGAGCGAAAAGCTCATTGGATATCTCTACCAGGAGTTGAGCGCTGAGGACGCCTCAGCGTTCGAGGCGCACGTGAAGACCTGCGCGCGGTGCGCGCGAGACCTGCGCGATTTCGGGCGCGTGCGTCGAGCGCTCGCCGAGTGGCGGATCGCATCGGCGCCGCACGCTTCAGTGGAATTGGAACGGGGAGCCGCGCGGCCTCGTTTCCGACAAGCCGTGCATCAGCTCTTGCTCACGATGCCAACTTGGGGGCGCGTGCTGCTGGGTGGCGCGACAGCCCTTCTGTTGCTGGCGCTCTTCAACATTCAGGTGGAATGGATGCCCGGAGGCGGCTTCCGGTTCAGCGCTAGTCTCTTCCCATCCCGCATTCTGGCACCCACGCCTTCCTCGGAGATGTCCTCGCGGGAGCGTCAACAGATAAGACAGCTTCTTGAGGCCGTCCTTCGCGACACCGAGCGGCGCCAACAGGAGGCGCTCGCCGTGAGTGTGCGCGAGTTAACTGAACACTTGCGCCGGGAACAACGCGCGGCCTTGGCCGAATTCCTCAGAGATTGGGAAGAGCGGCAACGAACCCAATGGGCTTCAATGCTGAACGAACTGGAACAGCGCCGGTATGGTGCATTGACGTTTGCCGATCTCTTCTTCCCCGGAAACGATGGGAACTGA
- a CDS encoding ABC transporter permease — translation MNAITLILYELQESTLMAWRAFRSLFTRPRYFREIINQMDLIGVGSLVIVLLTGFFTGAVLALQTGTTMASLGAKGFTGRLVATSLVRELGPVLTSLMVAGRVGSGIAAELGSMLVSDQIDAMRALGTDPIRKLVMPRMVALLVMVPALTVISIIVGTGGGLVVAISLLGLPYAQYISSAKEAFKLNDLIGSLIKALIFGFIIAVVGCRSGLKTRGGTVGVGRSTTQSVVVASILILVADFFITRALQIFLPPGQ, via the coding sequence ATGAACGCGATCACGCTCATCCTGTACGAACTCCAGGAATCCACGCTCATGGCTTGGCGGGCGTTTCGCTCGCTCTTCACCCGTCCCCGCTATTTCCGCGAGATCATCAATCAGATGGATCTGATCGGCGTCGGGAGTCTCGTCATCGTATTGCTGACGGGATTCTTCACCGGGGCTGTGCTGGCGTTGCAGACGGGCACGACGATGGCTTCGCTTGGAGCCAAGGGGTTCACGGGGCGGCTGGTCGCGACGTCGCTGGTGCGAGAATTGGGGCCGGTGCTGACATCGCTCATGGTCGCCGGGCGCGTCGGATCTGGGATCGCCGCGGAGTTGGGCTCGATGCTCGTCAGCGATCAGATTGATGCCATGCGAGCGTTGGGGACGGATCCCATCCGCAAGCTCGTCATGCCGCGTATGGTCGCGCTACTGGTGATGGTCCCCGCGCTGACGGTGATCTCGATCATCGTGGGGACGGGAGGGGGATTGGTCGTCGCCATCTCGCTGCTTGGATTGCCGTACGCGCAGTACATCAGCTCGGCCAAGGAAGCCTTCAAGCTCAACGATCTAATCGGAAGCTTGATCAAGGCGCTCATCTTTGGCTTCATCATCGCCGTCGTCGGGTGCCGCAGTGGGCTGAAGACGAGGGGAGGGACGGTGGGCGTGGGGCGTTCGACGACGCAATCGGTCGTCGTGGCTTCGATCTTGATCTTGGTCGCTGATTTCTTCATCACGCGAGCTTTGCAGATCTTCTTGCCGCCGGGCCAGTGA
- a CDS encoding TlyA family RNA methyltransferase, whose translation MGRERIDRLLVRRGLAETRERAQALILAGQVFVDGRCVDKPGKCVPEESRIEVHGPPLRYVSRGGLKLEAALHAFGVDVSGLLCLDIGASTGGFTDCLLQHGARCVYAVDVGRGQLDWKLRQDPRVVVREGVNARYLKPEDFPVRFDLITIDVSFISLTKVLPAMVPLLKSSGAILALIKPQFEVGRREVGRGGIVRDPAKHQRVIEAIRRFAEQELALRCLGVIESPLLGSEGNKEFFIYLRRVTED comes from the coding sequence ATGGGGCGCGAACGAATTGATCGCCTCTTGGTCCGACGAGGGCTCGCCGAGACGCGCGAGCGCGCGCAAGCGCTCATCCTCGCCGGACAAGTCTTCGTGGATGGTCGATGCGTGGATAAGCCGGGGAAATGCGTCCCCGAAGAGTCGCGCATCGAGGTCCACGGCCCTCCGCTTCGATATGTCAGCCGCGGGGGTCTGAAGCTCGAAGCCGCGTTGCACGCGTTCGGGGTGGATGTCTCGGGACTCCTCTGCTTGGATATTGGCGCTTCGACCGGAGGATTCACCGATTGTCTCCTGCAGCATGGCGCTCGCTGTGTCTACGCGGTGGACGTCGGACGGGGACAACTTGATTGGAAGCTGCGTCAGGACCCGCGCGTCGTCGTTCGCGAGGGCGTCAATGCGCGGTATTTGAAGCCTGAGGATTTCCCTGTGCGGTTCGATCTCATCACCATTGATGTCTCGTTCATCTCGCTAACGAAGGTCCTGCCGGCAATGGTTCCCCTTCTGAAGTCCTCGGGCGCCATCCTCGCCTTGATCAAACCACAGTTTGAGGTCGGTCGTAGGGAAGTCGGCCGAGGGGGGATCGTGAGAGACCCAGCGAAGCATCAGCGCGTCATCGAAGCAATACGTCGCTTCGCCGAGCAGGAGTTGGCGCTTCGCTGCTTAGGCGTGATCGAATCGCCGCTCCTCGGGAGTGAGGGGAACAAGGAATTCTTCATCTACCTGCGGCGCGTGACCGAGGACTGA
- a CDS encoding c-type cytochrome yields the protein MGRKWIGSLIAVVGIIVVGVIVYQWRSGEAEFEPEILPLPEGLQGYEEMKIPPDNPMTPEKVALGRQLFFDKRLSADESRSCYSCHLNEKGLSDGLPTSLGALGKRLPRNSPTLWNIGYHHEFYWDGRAPTLERQIFAAWTGGNMSAKPEEVAAKLNQIEGYRRQFRKVFGTDATPDAIVKALAAYTRTIIGGNTAWDRWRAGDENAISEEAKRGWEIFQRIGCTNCHDGLLFTDLQYHNVGIGMDKPNPDLGRYNVTKQDRDRGAFKTPTLRDVARSAPYFHDGSVATLEEAVDIMLAGGKPNPWLDRANLKPAKITPEERQALLAFLRSLTEEGELKEPRLPQK from the coding sequence ATGGGACGAAAATGGATCGGTAGTCTGATCGCCGTCGTGGGGATCATCGTTGTCGGCGTGATCGTCTATCAATGGCGATCCGGAGAGGCGGAATTCGAGCCTGAGATTTTACCTCTGCCGGAGGGGCTTCAGGGCTACGAGGAGATGAAGATCCCGCCGGATAATCCGATGACGCCGGAGAAGGTGGCGCTCGGTCGCCAGCTCTTCTTCGACAAGCGATTGAGCGCTGATGAATCGCGCTCTTGCTACTCGTGCCATCTCAACGAGAAGGGATTGAGCGACGGATTGCCCACATCCCTCGGGGCGCTTGGCAAGCGGCTCCCGCGCAACAGTCCGACGCTTTGGAACATTGGCTACCATCATGAATTCTACTGGGACGGACGGGCGCCGACATTGGAGAGACAGATCTTTGCGGCGTGGACCGGAGGGAACATGAGCGCCAAGCCCGAAGAGGTGGCGGCCAAGTTGAATCAGATCGAGGGGTATCGGCGGCAATTCCGAAAAGTCTTCGGCACCGACGCTACGCCGGATGCCATCGTCAAAGCTCTGGCCGCTTATACGCGCACGATCATCGGCGGGAACACGGCCTGGGATCGTTGGCGCGCGGGCGATGAGAACGCGATCAGTGAGGAAGCGAAGCGCGGGTGGGAGATCTTCCAGCGGATCGGGTGCACGAATTGTCACGATGGTTTGCTCTTCACGGATCTGCAGTATCATAACGTGGGGATCGGCATGGATAAGCCGAATCCCGACCTCGGGCGGTACAACGTCACCAAGCAGGATCGAGATCGCGGCGCTTTCAAGACGCCCACCCTGCGGGATGTGGCTCGATCGGCCCCGTATTTTCACGATGGGAGCGTGGCGACGCTCGAAGAGGCCGTGGACATCATGTTGGCCGGCGGGAAACCAAATCCGTGGCTCGATCGCGCGAATTTGAAGCCGGCGAAGATCACTCCCGAGGAACGACAAGCGCTCTTGGCCTTCCTGCGTTCGTTGACCGAGGAGGGGGAGTTGAAGGAACCACGGCTCCCACAGAAATGA
- a CDS encoding sigma-70 family RNA polymerase sigma factor translates to MELSDECIVERVRNGEAEAFEALVKRWEDRIYRLAMRLLGHPEDAREVTQETFLAAFRKLHQFRGRARFSSWLYRIALNCCYDRLRERRVEPLPLEEADGVTTEERVLGQIHRKQVAERVRRAVHALPIEMRQVLILKEYEGLTFEEIAEILDIPVSTAKTRLYAGLDHLRKRLEWLKDAL, encoded by the coding sequence GTGGAACTCAGCGATGAATGCATCGTCGAGCGAGTGCGCAATGGAGAGGCCGAGGCCTTCGAAGCGCTTGTGAAACGATGGGAAGATCGCATCTATCGCCTCGCCATGCGCTTGCTCGGGCATCCGGAGGACGCGCGCGAGGTGACGCAAGAGACGTTCCTGGCGGCGTTCCGAAAACTGCATCAATTTCGCGGGCGCGCGCGATTCTCGTCGTGGCTCTATCGCATCGCGCTCAATTGCTGTTACGATCGGCTTCGGGAACGTCGCGTTGAGCCCCTTCCTTTGGAGGAAGCTGATGGGGTCACCACAGAGGAGCGGGTGCTCGGCCAGATCCACAGAAAGCAAGTCGCCGAGCGTGTCCGCCGGGCTGTGCACGCCTTGCCCATCGAGATGCGGCAGGTCCTCATCCTGAAGGAGTACGAGGGGCTGACTTTCGAGGAGATCGCCGAGATCCTCGACATTCCGGTGAGCACGGCCAAGACGCGATTGTATGCTGGACTGGATCATTTGCGGAAACGATTGGAGTGGTTGAAGGATGCCTTGTGA
- a CDS encoding M20/M25/M40 family metallo-hydrolase: MPHWKRHVVLLLVFLSLGAGIRPSATLPLPPAAAMESITPAELRSHVEFLASDELGGRYVASDSIHIAARYLASRLRSYGFRGGAADGSFFQAFDIVVRRLLPDQTALEMTTPAGKRTYAYGTDFVIFGGTGPVDLQAELVFVRFGVSLPEWGYDDYAKVNVSGKIAVALLGGLPSLAREGRALTAQDYPVQRKIEAARARGAAGLLFLRDTPGAGGVRGFRGAGLAPRIALAEEDARMASSFPVLVADTRLTEDVLGALGLTLERLATSPEIPASRPLGLTASVRITFETHRQQAANVIGILDGADPERRNEYVLLSAHYDHLQTRDGQIYNGADDDASGTATVLEIAQAFTIGERPKRSILVIFHTAEEVGLLGSKYFVTHPTVPLTAIVANLNLDMVGRSRAPNDTNPANRELSDANTIYLIGSDKLSRELHELSEQTNRDTERFILDYRYNREDHPQRLYYRSDHYNYAQKGIPVIFYFTGLHEDYHRPTDDTEKLDFEKMARIGRLVFATAWRIANREHRLRVDQPMDGARTN, translated from the coding sequence ATGCCTCACTGGAAGCGCCACGTTGTCCTGCTGCTCGTGTTCCTCAGTTTGGGAGCGGGGATTCGACCATCGGCGACCCTCCCGCTTCCACCAGCGGCGGCGATGGAGAGCATCACGCCGGCCGAATTACGCAGTCACGTGGAATTCCTGGCCTCGGACGAACTGGGCGGGCGCTACGTGGCGAGCGACTCGATCCATATCGCCGCACGCTATCTGGCCTCTCGATTGCGAAGCTATGGCTTTCGCGGCGGCGCTGCCGACGGCTCGTTCTTCCAAGCGTTCGACATCGTCGTGAGGCGCCTGCTCCCGGATCAAACCGCGCTGGAGATGACCACGCCTGCGGGGAAACGGACGTATGCGTACGGGACGGACTTCGTCATCTTTGGTGGAACGGGGCCAGTGGACCTTCAGGCGGAATTGGTCTTCGTGCGATTCGGCGTCTCGCTCCCCGAGTGGGGATACGACGATTATGCGAAGGTGAACGTGAGCGGGAAGATCGCTGTCGCTCTACTGGGCGGCCTTCCATCGCTCGCGCGAGAGGGACGCGCCCTGACTGCGCAAGACTATCCCGTCCAACGCAAGATCGAAGCCGCGCGAGCGCGCGGAGCGGCTGGTCTTCTCTTCCTCCGCGATACGCCGGGCGCTGGCGGCGTGCGGGGATTTCGGGGAGCAGGTCTTGCACCGCGTATCGCGCTCGCAGAAGAGGATGCTCGTATGGCGTCCTCCTTCCCCGTTCTCGTGGCCGATACCCGCCTGACGGAGGATGTGCTGGGCGCGCTCGGCCTCACGCTCGAACGTCTCGCGACGTCTCCGGAGATCCCGGCTTCACGGCCACTGGGGCTCACGGCTTCGGTACGAATCACGTTTGAGACCCATCGCCAACAGGCGGCCAATGTCATCGGCATCTTAGACGGTGCCGATCCCGAGCGGCGGAACGAATATGTCCTGCTGAGCGCCCATTACGATCATTTGCAGACGCGCGACGGACAGATCTACAATGGCGCCGACGACGATGCTTCCGGAACGGCGACTGTGCTCGAAATCGCTCAAGCGTTCACGATCGGCGAACGGCCCAAGCGCTCGATCCTCGTCATCTTCCACACGGCTGAGGAAGTGGGCCTGCTCGGGTCGAAATATTTCGTCACGCACCCCACGGTCCCCTTGACTGCCATCGTCGCCAATCTCAACCTAGACATGGTGGGACGCAGTCGCGCGCCTAACGACACGAATCCCGCAAATCGCGAGCTGTCCGATGCCAATACCATCTATCTGATCGGTTCGGACAAACTCAGCCGAGAACTGCACGAGTTGAGCGAGCAAACGAATCGCGACACCGAACGTTTCATCCTCGACTATCGATACAATCGCGAGGATCATCCGCAGCGGCTTTACTATCGGAGCGATCACTACAACTATGCGCAGAAGGGCATCCCCGTCATCTTCTACTTCACTGGCCTGCATGAGGACTATCATCGGCCGACGGACGACACGGAGAAGCTCGATTTCGAGAAGATGGCTCGGATCGGGCGGCTCGTCTTCGCGACGGCCTGGCGCATCGCGAATCGGGAGCATCGGCTCCGAGTAGATCAACCCATGGATGGGGCGCGAACGAATTGA
- a CDS encoding Spy/CpxP family protein refolding chaperone: MRSQVFVLLLLLGTWGGAIAQQSDQPPAPLRRAGVPSAAPVVGSQEPLRQIVLTRLAILRLLNLSQAQQQRVREIRRRYAAQLLELRQAVEERRDALREAIYGETLDPQRVEHALREFLERQAALLRLETQVELEFRQVLTPEQLAKFREIQNEELTIRRMRRELRQREERLRERLRRGS, translated from the coding sequence ATGAGATCGCAGGTTTTCGTCCTTCTCCTTCTCCTCGGGACATGGGGAGGAGCGATCGCGCAACAGAGCGATCAGCCGCCAGCTCCCCTACGGAGAGCAGGCGTTCCGAGTGCGGCGCCCGTCGTCGGCTCGCAGGAGCCGCTGAGACAGATCGTCCTGACCCGATTGGCGATCCTTCGCTTGCTCAACTTGAGCCAAGCGCAGCAGCAGCGCGTCCGCGAGATTCGTCGGCGTTATGCGGCGCAACTGCTGGAGCTGCGTCAAGCCGTCGAAGAGCGTCGGGATGCCCTGCGCGAAGCGATCTACGGCGAGACGCTCGATCCGCAACGCGTCGAGCACGCCTTGCGCGAGTTCTTGGAACGGCAAGCCGCTCTCCTCCGCTTGGAGACGCAAGTGGAGCTAGAATTCCGGCAGGTCCTGACTCCGGAGCAATTGGCGAAGTTCCGCGAAATTCAAAATGAAGAGCTGACCATCCGACGTATGCGGCGCGAGCTGCGTCAGCGCGAGGAACGACTCCGCGAGCGGCTCAGACGCGGATCGTGA
- a CDS encoding glycine C-acetyltransferase, giving the protein MATIRELYALIAREIEQIKMSKTYKFEVPIESEQDGVVRVDGREVVMLASNNYLGLSNHPKVKEAALRGLCEYGYGLASVRFICGTQKIHLELEQKIAEFVGCEDAVLHSSCFAANEAFFAGLLANDFGLTDYRDVIYSDQLNHASIIDGIRLCRIITRTTEAKVYAHRNVAQLREMLEADEKAGYRIKIIATDGVFSMEGDLAPLPELIALARQHNALLFVDDSHATGVLGPRGRGTAEELGVFGQVDVITGTFGKALGGACGGFIAGKRELIELLRQKSRPYTFSNTMPPAVVMGSIEALNLLMTDTSLVERLHENTAYFRREIKNLGYTILEGTHPIVPIMLGEAALAMDMSVELLKEGVYIKGLWYPVVPKGEARLRAQISAAHTREHLDRALEAFQKVGRRFGVIP; this is encoded by the coding sequence ATGGCCACCATCCGCGAACTCTACGCACTCATCGCCCGCGAGATCGAACAGATCAAGATGAGCAAGACGTACAAATTCGAGGTCCCGATCGAGAGCGAGCAAGATGGCGTCGTGCGCGTGGATGGGCGCGAGGTCGTGATGCTCGCCTCGAACAATTATCTGGGTCTCTCCAATCACCCGAAGGTCAAAGAAGCGGCGTTGCGCGGCCTTTGCGAATACGGTTATGGGTTGGCCTCGGTTCGCTTCATCTGCGGCACGCAGAAGATTCACCTGGAGCTGGAGCAGAAGATCGCCGAATTCGTCGGTTGCGAGGATGCCGTGCTGCATTCCTCCTGCTTCGCGGCGAACGAAGCGTTCTTCGCCGGATTGCTGGCGAACGATTTCGGCCTCACGGATTATCGAGACGTCATCTACAGCGATCAGCTCAATCATGCGAGCATCATTGACGGCATTCGCCTCTGCCGCATCATCACTCGCACGACCGAGGCGAAGGTCTATGCGCATCGCAATGTCGCGCAGCTGCGAGAGATGCTGGAGGCCGATGAGAAAGCGGGGTACCGGATCAAGATCATCGCCACCGATGGCGTCTTCTCTATGGAAGGTGATCTGGCACCGCTCCCGGAATTGATTGCGCTCGCGCGGCAGCACAATGCACTCCTCTTCGTGGATGACTCTCACGCGACAGGCGTGCTCGGTCCACGTGGGCGAGGAACGGCGGAAGAGCTGGGCGTCTTCGGGCAGGTAGACGTCATCACGGGGACGTTCGGTAAGGCGCTCGGCGGCGCTTGTGGAGGATTCATTGCTGGCAAGCGCGAATTGATCGAGCTGCTGCGGCAGAAGTCACGCCCCTACACGTTCTCCAACACAATGCCCCCGGCCGTCGTCATGGGCTCGATCGAAGCGCTGAACCTCCTGATGACCGATACCTCGCTCGTCGAGCGCTTGCATGAGAACACGGCCTATTTCCGCCGAGAGATCAAGAACCTCGGCTACACGATCCTGGAGGGCACGCATCCCATCGTCCCGATCATGCTCGGCGAGGCGGCGCTCGCCATGGACATGAGCGTGGAATTGCTCAAGGAGGGCGTGTACATCAAAGGGCTGTGGTATCCGGTCGTGCCGAAAGGGGAAGCGCGATTGCGGGCGCAGATCTCGGCCGCGCATACGCGCGAGCATTTGGACCGCGCGCTGGAGGCGTTCCAAAAGGTCGGTCGGCGCTTTGGAGTGATCCCGTGA
- a CDS encoding alcohol dehydrogenase catalytic domain-containing protein, with the protein MECLRKDDLHADGLTWTEVPEPEVGHGEVKIKVLAASVCGTDKSIYLSTQNPAIIEEMQRYLDRPEAYRPIIIGHEFCGIVEEVGEDAEALQTLGLRSDLVVERGDYVTAEMHIPCGHCALCRMGNEHICVNVRVKGVHLDGCYAQYVVVPRRNVILLGKRGDLSEIPPRLGAFLDALGNAVHTIQMAEVSGKSVAILGLGPLGLMATLLARIYGATRIYVTEKVDVEHRFELARAFGADFCFDVAHSVADLYREVRRLEKEAQGVDVVLEMSGAPSAYRDAFELVRNGGMVVLLGIPKEPVLFDFANFVVWKGVTIKGIFGRRLFDTWETMLKLLRSDRLGLKEKLGWLVAPRAYRLSEYEEAFQTLLAGHAMKLIFTPNPSDFAG; encoded by the coding sequence ATGGAATGCTTGAGGAAAGATGATCTCCACGCCGACGGCCTGACCTGGACGGAGGTGCCGGAACCGGAGGTCGGACATGGGGAGGTGAAGATCAAAGTCCTGGCGGCCTCCGTCTGCGGCACCGATAAGAGCATTTATCTGAGCACGCAGAATCCGGCCATCATCGAAGAGATGCAGCGGTATCTGGATCGACCGGAGGCTTACCGCCCCATCATCATCGGTCACGAATTCTGTGGCATCGTCGAAGAAGTCGGAGAGGACGCGGAAGCGCTCCAGACTCTCGGCCTGCGTTCGGACCTCGTCGTGGAACGGGGCGACTACGTTACGGCGGAGATGCACATTCCTTGCGGTCACTGCGCGCTCTGCCGAATGGGAAATGAGCACATCTGCGTGAACGTGCGCGTGAAGGGCGTGCATCTGGACGGCTGCTACGCGCAATATGTCGTCGTGCCCCGTCGGAATGTGATCCTGCTTGGCAAGCGCGGCGATCTCTCGGAGATCCCGCCGCGGCTGGGTGCGTTCCTGGATGCTCTGGGGAACGCCGTGCACACGATTCAGATGGCTGAAGTGAGCGGCAAAAGCGTCGCGATCCTGGGGCTTGGGCCCCTCGGGTTGATGGCGACGCTGTTGGCGCGCATCTACGGCGCCACGCGCATCTATGTCACGGAGAAGGTGGACGTCGAGCATCGCTTCGAGCTGGCCCGAGCCTTCGGCGCGGATTTCTGCTTCGACGTCGCCCATTCGGTAGCCGATCTGTATCGCGAGGTGCGCCGTCTGGAGAAGGAAGCCCAGGGCGTGGACGTCGTTCTGGAGATGTCCGGCGCTCCATCAGCCTATCGCGATGCGTTCGAGCTGGTGCGCAATGGTGGGATGGTCGTCCTGTTGGGGATTCCGAAGGAACCCGTCCTCTTCGATTTCGCTAACTTCGTCGTGTGGAAGGGCGTCACGATCAAGGGGATCTTCGGCCGGCGCCTATTTGATACATGGGAGACGATGCTGAAGCTGCTGCGGAGCGATCGGTTGGGCCTCAAGGAGAAGTTGGGATGGCTCGTCGCCCCGCGCGCGTATCGCTTGAGCGAATATGAGGAAGCGTTTCAGACACTACTCGCCGGCCACGCCATGAAGCTCATCTTCACGCCGAATCCGAGCGATTTCGCCGGGTGA